One genomic region from Rosa rugosa chromosome 1, drRosRugo1.1, whole genome shotgun sequence encodes:
- the LOC133725646 gene encoding D-3-phosphoglycerate dehydrogenase 2, chloroplastic-like, whose protein sequence is MASSSSSSSLKAISTFTTPSKTPPPPSSSSSKASLLSFLNNTSSPISLKLSHSIPRSHFRGSHSTLSLAVTNALNTVQSSSPVSTSGDRTKLPSSDAKPTILVSEKLGEAGLDVLRKFGNLECAYNLTPEELCAKISVCDALIVRSGTKVNRQVFEASKGRLKVVGRAGVGIDNVDLQAATEFGCLVVNAPTANTVAAAEHGIALLTSMARNVAQADASMKAGLWKRNKYVGVSLVGKTLAVMGFGKVGSEVARRAKGLGMHVIAHDPYAPADRARAVGVDLVSFDQAISTADFVSLHMPLTPTTSKVFNDDTFSKMKKGVRIINVARGGVIDEDALVRALDSGVVAQAALDVFTEEPPSKESKLVQHENVTVTPHLGASTKEAQEGVAIEIAEAVVGALQGELSTTAVNAPMVPPEVMFELSPYVVLAEKLGKLAVQLVAGGSGITSVRVVYKSARDSDDLDTRLLRAMITKGIIEPISTSFINLVNADYVAKQKGLRISEEKVSVDSSPEFPVDSIQVHISNVDSKFASSVSDNGSISIEGKVKYGEPHLTCLGSFGVDVSLEGNLILCRQVDQPGMIGKVGNILGSQNVNVSFMSVGRTILKKAIMAIGVDEEPNKETLKKIGDVAAIEEFVFLKL, encoded by the exons atggcttcttcttcttcttcttcttctctcaaaGCCATCTCCACCTTCACCACCCCTTCAAAAACACCACCACCtccctcatcatcatcatcaaaagcTTCACTTCTCTCCTTCCTCAACAACACCTCCTCTCCAATCTCCCTAAAACTTTCTCACTCCATTCCTCGTTCACATTTTCGTGGAAGCCATTCCACTCTATCTCTCGCAGTCACCAATGCTTTGAACACCGTACAGTCTTCCTCTCCGGTGTCCACCTCCGGAGATCGAACAAAGTTGCCCTCCTCCGACGCCAAGCCTACGATCCTGGTCTCCGAGAAACTTGGAGAGGCGGGCCTGGATGTCCTACGCAAGTTCGGGAACCTGGAGTGCGCGTACAACCTCACGCCGGAGGAGCTCTGCGCCAAGATCTCAGTCTGCGACGCCCTGATCGTCCGGAGCGGGACGAAGGTCAACAGGCAGGTTTTCGAGGCGTCGAAGGGGAGGCTGAAGGTGGTGGGAAGGGCAGGGGTTGGAATAGACAATGTGGATCTGCAGGCGGCGACGGAGTTTGGATGCCTCGTCGTTAATGCGCCGACGGCAAACACCGTCGCCGCCGCAGAGCACGGGATCGCTCTGCTCACTTCCATGGCTAGAAATGTTGCTCAGGCAGATGCCTCCATGAAAGCTG GACTATGGAAACGCAACAAGTATGTCGGTGTCTCTCTTGTTGGGAAGACATTAGCAGTAATGGGATTTGGAAAAGTTGGATCAGAAGTTGCTAGACGTGCAAAAGGCTTGGGAATGCATGTTATAGCACATGATCCATATGCCCCAGCTGACAGAGCCCGTGCCGTTGGTGTGGATTTGGTCTCTTTCGACCAGGCCATCTCCACTGCAGATTTCGTGTCTCTGCATATGCCACTTACCCCTACTACATCAAAGGTGTTTAATGATGATACGTTTTCAAAGATGAAGAAGGGTGTTCGCATCATTAATGTTGCAAGGGGTGGAGTCATTGATGAAGATGCATTAGTGAGAGCCCTTGATAGCGGAGTTGTAGCTCAG GCTGCACTTGATGTGTTCACAGAGGAGCCTCCATCAAAAGAAAGCAAGTTAGTGCAACATGAGAATGTCACAGTCACACCTCATCTCGGAGCTAGCACAAAGGAAGCACAG GAAGGTGTAGCAATTGAAATAGCCGAGGCAGTAGTTGGAGCATTGCAAGGTGAACTTTCCACAACTGCTGTCAATGCACCCATGGTTCCTCCTGAG GTTATGTTCGAGCTGTCTCCTTATGTTGTTCTTGCTGAGAAGCTGGGAAAGTTAGCTGTACAATTAGTAGCAGGAGGGAGTGGAATTACATCTGTGAGGGTGGTGTACAAATCAGCTCGAGATTCTGATGACTTGGATACTAGACTTCTCCGGGCTATGATCACTAAAGGCATCATTGAACCGATATCTACCTCATTCATCAATCTAGTAAATGCTGATTATGTTGCCAAGCAGAAAGGTCTGCGCATAAGTGAGGAAAAGGTGTCTGTTGACTCATCTCCCGAGTTCCCTGTTGACTCAATCCAGGTGCACATATCCAATGTGGACTCCAAATTTGCAAGTTCCGTTTCTGATAATGGAAGCATAAGCATTGAGGGGAAAGTGAAATATGGGGAACCCCATCTCACATGTTTGGGTTCGTTTGGCGTGGACGTGAGCCTTGAAGGGAACCTTATTTTGTGCCGGCAGGTGGATCAACCCGGAATGATTGGCAAGGTGGGAAATATTCTTGGGAGCCAGAATGTGAATGTGAGCTTTATGAGTGTGGGAAGAACCATCCTGAAGAAAGCCATAATGGCTATTGGTGTAGATGAGGAACCAAACAAGGAGACTTTGAAGAAAATTGGGGATGTGGCTGCTATTGAAGAGTTTGTGTTCCTTAAGCTATAG
- the LOC133725644 gene encoding uncharacterized protein LOC133725644, whose protein sequence is MAGAGIHPYHQQWAPAAAPPPPPAVVAAAPPPPPHHLVDNPNRPANDEVRTIFITGLPEDVKEREIQNLLRWLPGYEASQVNYKGEKPMSFALFATAQQAIAAKDALQSMVFDTESKAVLHTEMAKKNLFVKRGIVGDSNAYDQSKRLRTGDYTQAGYSSPVPFHPPPPPVWGPHGYMAPPPPPYDPYGYPVAPVPMPPSAPVPAPSSYVPVLNTKDNPPCNTLFIGNLGESINEEELRGLFSSQPGFKQMKILRQERHTVCFIEFEDVNSATAVHHNFQGAVIPSSGSIGMRIQYSKNPFGKRKDGNYSGAVPAANGAPPAMTYQ, encoded by the exons ATGGCCGGTGCGGGAATTCACCCCTACCATCAGCAATGGGCGCCGGCAGCCGCCCCGCCTCCTCCTCCGGCCGTCGTCGCGGCCGcccctccacctccacctcacCACCTCGTCGACAACCCGAACCGACCCGCCAACGACGAGGTCCGCACCATTTTCATCACCGGTCTTCCCGAAGATGTGAAGGAGAGGGAGATACAGAACCTCCTCCGATGGCTGCCGGGCTACGAGGCCTCCCAGGTCAACTACAAAGGCGAGAAGCCCATGAGCTTCGCGCTCTTCGCCACTGCTCAGCAAGCTATCGCTGCCAAAGACGCTCTTCAG AGTATGGTTTTCGATACCGAATCGAAGGCGGTGTTGCATACGGAGATGGCAAAGAAGAATCTTTTTGTGAAAAGAG GGATTGTAGGGGATTCAAATGCTTATGATCAAAGTAAACGATTGCGTACTGGTGACTACACACAGGCTGGTTATTCCAGTCCGGTGCCTTTTCATCCGCCACCGCCACCTGTTTGGGGACCACACGG GTATATGGCTCCACCACCTCCTCCATATGATCCATATGGTTATCCTGTTGCTCCAGTACCAATGCCCCCTTCTGCTCCTGTACCAGCACCCAGCAGTTATGTACCTGTTCTG AACACAAAAGATAATCCACCATGTAATACCTTATTTATTGGCAATCTAGGAGAGAGCATTAACGAGGAAGAACTGAGGGGCCTATTCAGCTC ACAACCTGGATTTAAGCAAATGAAGATCTTGCGACAGGAAAGGCATACTGTTTGCTTCATTGAGTTTGAA GATGTAAACAGTGCCACTGCTGTACACCACAATTTTCAAGGTGCTGTTATCCCCAGTTCTGGTTCTATAGGCATGAGAATACAATA CTCAAAGAACCCGTTTGGTAAAAGGAAAGATGGGAACTACTCTGGTGCTGTCCCTGCTGCAAATGGAGCTCCACCAGCTATGACATACCAGTAG